The following is a genomic window from Rutidosis leptorrhynchoides isolate AG116_Rl617_1_P2 chromosome 8, CSIRO_AGI_Rlap_v1, whole genome shotgun sequence.
atatcgaggaaccgattgccatacttgatgagaaggtcaaaaggttgaggcataaagaggttaggtcttttaaagttcaatggcgtcgtagtaagggttccgaatttacttgggagcccgaagagtttgtgttgttttatcttccttcttgtcatgcggcttggatcgcgaggacgctctccgattcaagtgggggagagttgtaacatcccgttttcccgtacgtatcgaaaggtacttacttaatcatttgtacgtttataactcgttagcttatgcgtaaatgtatgaatatatgtgtagatatatatatatatatatatatatatatatatatatatatatatatatatatatatatatatatatatatatatatatatatatatatatatatatgtatacttgataatgtgtgcaggtataagtttaaacatgggtttggttagcgttaagtcttgtgagactattgttgaaggctaggtgaatataggaagcgggtttggaatgtacaaattaaatgaaatcgaaaattgtttaagttggtcgagctgttcagatacagccttaggccgcgccgcggcatattaaGCAAATTTGGATCATAAGTTGGGTtaaaaggggtcgtttttccttcgataagtcgcgccgcgacaaattggctgcgccgcggcatctctgctgttctgactccgatttctactcaatttaaaagggttttaggggtaatttggtctttttgcttgtagatcagattggagcattaaatcacagccacttattccatttatttcatttctttttctcttttctttccaatttctctcccaaaacataaaacccacttagaataaacttaagatttggaggtgaagatttgtggatcaatcctaggagcaagagttaaagttgttctccctgttgttagctacaagaggatagtcttggtaagttctaaccttatgttttaagttttaattggttaatggctagggttttggttactagagatttgtatgacccatttgagggtaaaatgggtgaaattgggttgtgttgttgtaatgaaaccctaatagccacaatctagggttttggcattatgatttgaggttgtaagtgtcaaatggtgttgttagtcactaatgcactttaagattaatgaaaaaagtgtaaatgggtaagtttgacttgatagtgagtataagtaatataaaatgggtcaaaatgtactagttgacctaattagatgaaatgggtatggattaccctaagttttgtgttaattgaagttagtagactttaattcactagccttagtgattaaagtcgagtcttggccatttatgggcggttgtgtgtagttgagtcatttaatgcaaattgggtcattaaatgctcaagtgggagtatcgtggttaatcccactagttgtgaaattgaatgtgcacttaatgatttaggtacattgcgttgaagctcggaagtgctaaatcatcatccttgtgacaaggtgaatggagtaattatacgtatgtgtatatagcgtatttatctgtgaatgttatggtatgaaccaccgagctggtagtgccataacatgtttgggttaggatgtgaaccacgagccggtagcatcgagtgtgaaccacgagccggtagcactataaactaagatgtgaaccacgagccggtagcatcgagtgtgaaccacgagccggtagcactataaacgagtatgactcaaaagcgtatggtgtgaaccacgagccggtagcaccatagcgatattggttaaccatattgagattgttgttttgtttagcatattatatatatatatatatatatatatatatatatatatatatatatatatatatatatatatatatatatatatatatatagtgagttgtgtatatgctaatgaagtggtgtgataatgtacgacttgttagtgttacgggtatgttgacatgctatttgagttacaagttcgtatgaggtatttggtattgtgattgcaaatggataggttatatatatgtatgtataattgttgcactcactaagcattgcttaccctctcgttgtttatcattttataggttccggcttggacaagggtaagggcatatggttggattagttgtctcccgtttatgttgacagggggtgcttttggtgttagctttttgaagttggcctaacgttttgggtagtttagccccaaaccgtgctcgagtgtcgtttagattataaactatcattgtagtgggtcaaacttgtataaaacttaattaatggccttcgtgccttttgtaaacattcaaattgatgtacgtttgaatggaacttgtggaatgatttacatatttaattggcgcgtaaatgtgtattataaaaaaaaaaaattatcgtatgaaatacgggttgggttgtttcagttcAGAGCGTGACCTTTCATTTTTTGTCGTTCGGGTGTACTACCGGATCTTTacgatcttttatatatatatatatatatatatatatatatatatatatatatatatatatatatatatatattaatttttttgaaaaaaaaaaagaaatttttttttaattaaaattaattactcTAATGTCTAAACACCCAAAAACCCAAAGAGTCCCAAATTCCCATCTATTTTGGGGCAAACCTACTCGCGGGAGCTAAAACCATGTCTTCATTTCATACGATCAGTGAACCATTTTCATGGATCCATTAACATTCGGCATCATCATCGGAATTATTAtccttttctttattattatttgcTTCATCACCATTGAAGGCACCTGCAAACGCCCATCTTCCTAAAACCTCCcacccccaaaaaaaaaaaaaaaaaaaaaaaattcaattcaaCAAGCCCAAAATGAAAGTGGGTTATCACTGTAAAATTCAGATCTGTAGCTTACTGTTAATCTTGATTTATTTACTTGGGTTTAATTTAGAATTGAGTTTAGGGCTTCATCAGTGTCAACACTCTCATGACCATAaccatgaacatcatcatcatcatcaccatgatcATGATCATGATTTGAGTGTGAAAAAGCTGCCTGAAGAACTAGCAGAAGAAGAAGATTTAAGGATGGAATTTATGTCGCACCTTCATCATCAtgaccatgatcatcatcatcatcatgatcatgatcatggaattggaaatggaaatggaaatgggTCAGAGTTAACTGGTGTTGGTAATGTTGGTTTATTCAATGTgttaaattattaaagtttgaaactTGATGATtaaaagtttgtatttttattgttcttgttgttgttattaatatttgtTAGGTCTCTGGATTAATGCAATGGGGTGTTCATTATTGGTCAGCTTGGCTTCTTTAATCTGTCTAATTTTACTGCCTTTAATATTCTGTGAGTGATTCTAGGGCATTTAAATTGTACTTATATTCTGTTAAATTATACATTTTCTGAAGTAAATATGATACATTGTATGTAACATTGTAAACAATTGCAGTTCAAGGAAAACCATCAAAGACATTTGTCGATGCGCTGGCCTTATTTGGGGTTTATTTTTGATTCTGTGtttatatctatatgcatataataTATGCTAGtgtttaagttgttaaactttacaTTATAATATCTAATTGTGATTTGTGTAGGCTGGAGCTATGCTTGGAGATGCTTTTCTTCATCAATTGCCACATGCTTTCGGTATCATgagatttaaactttcgtaattaaATAATGATTTACTTACCTTATATGTTTATATTGAGTAAAAGTAAGATGTATCTATCAGGTGGTATGCATTCACATTCACATGATGACCATAGTCATGAGCACGGTGCCTCGGGACATGATCATGCCCCTTCACATTCACATTCTATTGAGGATCTTTCAGTGGGATTATCGATTTTGTGTAAGTGGTTTCATCTTTGGAATCATAAATGATATAACTTTGGTTCTTCATACATTTAAAtgagtttcttaaaaaaaaattaccGTTTTTACTGCAGCTGGAATCGTAGTTTTTCTTCTTGTGGAAAAGGTTGTGAGATATATTGAAGAAAGATCAGGTGGAGATACTTCGTggggtcatcatcatcatcatcatcatcaccataagAAGAATGAATCATTGCATGATGTTAATGGTGATGATGACATTAATAAGCGGACAACTCGTGATGAGGGGAAAGTGTCTGAAACAGCATATGACAAATCgttaaaaacagaaaaacaaagtGAACATTCTGTTCTGCGCAAGGTATTACTGAACTATGTATCAATTGTTGATTTATGCCATAGATCTGATCCTCGTATTCGTGTATAACTACAAATTAGTAGTGCCTCTTAATAAACAGTTGTTGATTTGACCGATTCTGACCcagttttgaccaattttgaccgatTTCCCAAGTAATCCCGGCCTAGTTTTGACTGATATTCCGAGTAATCCCGAATTTTGACTGGGTTTGACCGAGTACTCGCTGTCGCCGAGTTGCATAACCGAGGATTCTAAATTTTTTGACCCGTTTAGACCCAAACCCATTTTGACCAGACCCAAACCCGACCCGACCCAACCCAATTGCCAGGTACAGAGATTTGGTTTTATTAGTAATTTGTGTTATGGATCTTCAGACCCACTCAGACCCAAACATACAAGTATACAACCTGTTGGACCCATCACTATTTTCTTTTGATATTAATAGTTCATTCATTTGTGGACCTGCTACATTTATAATTATTTGAAAATTTAGGCCCACTAGACCCTAAAGTTTTGACCCAATGGACCTCTTTTTTTAGGTTTTGGGTTTGGTTTGCAAGGTATAACTCGCCGAGTAGTTCCGAGTTATGCAACATTGAATGTAGGTTCTTCTCAATGATTCTTACCTCAATCGTTGATCGATACGCAAAGTAATCACACAGTACATATTATTGTCTTCTCTTAATGTTGTCTATTTTGCTTTTCAAATCAATCATGATACGTTGTTATCTTCTCTTGATTGCATAGTTTACTAATTAACCCTAAGTAACACAAATTTAATAGTTTTGTTGGGTAAATAAATGATTAAAAGTTGGTTGTGGTTAACTGAACCACAATTACCAATTAATTTGCTACATTCGGCAAGTTACTCCTTTTTGATGCTCAAATCAATATTATTACTGATCTCAATCAATATTTATTTTGCAGAGAAACGTTAGTACGAATGGAGTTGGAGACGTTATTGATTCAACTGCTGAAAATGAACCGGAAACTAATATTAAATCCGTCATTGATAAGGAGCATGTACGGTCATCAAGTCTCGTGTTTGGCTATCTAAATCTGTTCTCTGATGGTGTGGTATGTTTTCATTTATCTTTACAATACTTTTACCTTCATTAGACATATTTGTTGCTTATCACGTTCTATCTTGTTCAATTATGGTCAATATTTTATGTAGCATAATATTAAAGGCTGTGAAACAGAACAAAGTGTCCCAAACGTATATGAACAAAGACGGACCAGTGTTGTTAATAAACATGATGCACTTGACATATTTATTTACCAAAACcttcttttttctgttttttaaaatGCAGCACAATTTCACCGACGGCATGGCTTTAGGAAGTGCTTTCCTCTTGTATGGGTCTGTTGGTGGGTGGTCAAGAACACTTTTTTTACTTGCCCATGAGCTACCACAAGAGGTACgtataacttttttttttatttttttgtgcaatttttatttttattatgtgagcacttatatataatattatacataTCAAAATTATGAGGCTTTCCATGTACGAGTTAACCCGAAAGGGCTAGTATTTTTAACTCTGATGTACGCGGCCTATCCCGAACAGTCCGTAACCGTTTCCCAAATCTTCTCTCGGTAATTGAACCTGCGACCTTTCGCAACGATTTCAGGGCCCCAACCAGTGGCTATCTTGGGATGGTTATAACGTTATCTATGTtgcaatttatttattttatattattattactctatgTCCTAGTAACGAAATGGGATAAATAGGAAAGATCATCGTTTTTTTTCTCATGAAAATGAGGGAGTTAATTGATGTTGCAGATAGGCGATTTTGGAATCTTGGTAAGGTCTGGTTTCAGTGTATTCAAAGCCCTCTTCTTCAACTTCCTATCTGCATTGGTGGCATTAGCTGGAACAGCATTGGTGACTACTTATTACTTtccattaattatatataattcttttttattattatttttcagcTAAACCCTAAATTAAACATTATTTTGACTATGACTTTATATTTAGGCATTGTCATTGGGTCAAGATCCAGGGCAATCATCATTAATTGAGGTACAAACATTCTTTTTACGTCTTTGTATCACTACTGTTTCGTCTCGTCGTTCATGAACTAGTTAACAAGCCGTCATTTTCGGTTTTTTAACGCACAGGGGTTTACAGCAGGTGGGTTTATATACATAGCAGTAGGGGTAATTGCGGAAATGAACAACGGCAGCTCTTCACTAAAAAACAGTGTGATACTGTTAACTTCTTTGGTGATGGGCATGTCTGTCGCGCTTTTTATATCACTGATCGAGTAAACGATTTAACTTCTTGTGTTTACTTGCAAATGTTCCTAACGGTACCCGTATGATTGGTCTTTTGACATATTTGTTCATTTAGTTTATAGCATATGTTATGGGGTTATAGATATTGATGCTGATATATTATATGCGAAGTAGAATTAGCATATGATATGCGTTCGTTACATGTTTCAAAAATAATTCaaatatccgatgatgaaaactatTCTTTATATGCTTGTCTTTCTCTTGTCTTGCTAACGGTGAAACATTGTTGTTCAACAGTTCTTTTAAGTATGTCATTGTTGAAACTGTTGAAAGTTGTAAGGTTTTTCTCGTTCAGGTTacccgggaagggcgagtaatccgaccctatACTCTACTGTACACAGCCCATCAGAAATACTCCCTGGATGTTTCTATCCCTTCCCTGGCCATCTCAAGATTCGAATTTGAAACCTCTTGCAAGGATGGTTTAAGTATGTCATTGTTTTTGTTAAACAAGATATTGACAACTATTCCACCTTCACTGGTCTAAAACAACATTGAACAAAACACTGAAAATTCACGTTGTTACTCTTCGAGCTCTAAGCAACTAATGAAGGAAAACAACATTAACAATAATATTCGATTTCACAAAAGGTGAATTATAAGGAAGGTCAGATGTTGGTAATTTATTCTTACTCTTAGATAAATAAGGTCATTTCTTCACTCTAAGGGTAGAGATAGTCAATCCCTTTACAGAGAGACTTCCTCCAAATGCCTCCGGTCAAAATGTAATTGCATATCAACTAATTTGATGGATTTACTAACAATGTGCATTACAAGATTGtacttttcttttttcttttttttttttgatgaaaacAGTAATATTATTAATCTCAAGAATGTACAGAGGGGAAACCCCCTATTACACGAATACATACAGAGAAACTAAAAGTTTGCCAAGATGCACAGGATGCATCATAGCAAACAATCACACTAGACTTTTATTTACATAACAAAAACTTGTGGATTAAATAATCAATAGATAATTCATACCAATGGTGGATCTATCAAAATTTTTGTTAGATTTATCACTACTATTAAGAAAAATTAAGGCTGGTGATATTTCACTCAATAATTTCGATAAATTCATTATGTTCATATTTTAAaatatatgtttttagtacttgtattCAAGGTTCCAAAATTCGGTATTAAGGATTAATCAGTGTGAGCTTTGAAAAGAGTAATCTGCAATTCGAGGATTAATCAGGGATTAACCGTATTTTACTTTATACATTTAATTTTAAATTtctaaaattatatgtgtaaatatccaAACCATAAACATacactttaacataattgtctaaaattattcattttgttcaaaaattCTAAATATCTAGTTTAAATTTATGTTAAAAATGTTACTAATTTTGACCTTGGTCGACTTTGATTattaaattcgattttgacccatcaatcgaCGTTGATCGATTTATTAAACATATTTTGAAAAATCGGAACGAATTGCTCTTTAAAACGAGTAATTGGGGATTAATCAGTGAGTAATCAGTTTTTTTTACAATGGTGCTTGTACTACTTAGGTAATGGATCTATCGAAAACGGTGAAAATGTCAACACTATCCTACACCATCCTACACTTGACCTAAAAATTGCTGTGACCAAAATCTTGTTAGGAACTCTGAATTGGTATTTATGACGTTGCTTAGCGTATAGTTTTGTAGAAACTGAAAACAAGCTTTGAACTACACGTAACATGACACTGCATGAACTCTTTATTACATATTCGGTTGTCGAAAACACCAACATTTAACAAAGGAACCGTTCATATTGTCATTTGTCaatcatatatatttatgtttccaatttcaatttcaattatcTTAAACTGTTATCAACCCATAATTGTTGCAACCTTTTTGGGGCTCCAAGACTAATCGAAATTAAAGCAATAGTTACTTGTCTCATACTTTATAGGAGGTGCATTTTTTAAACAGGTAAATTCCTACCAATTAGatatattttattactttattttgTTATGTTTAGTTGGGAAATATTAAGGAGCTAGCATAATTTTAAAAGGTGAAATTATCCTCCG
Proteins encoded in this region:
- the LOC139862306 gene encoding IAA-alanine resistance protein 1-like, whose product is MKVGYHCKIQICSLLLILIYLLGFNLELSLGLHQCQHSHDHNHEHHHHHHHDHDHDLSVKKLPEELAEEEDLRMEFMSHLHHHDHDHHHHHDHDHGIGNGNGNGSELTGVGLWINAMGCSLLVSLASLICLILLPLIFFQGKPSKTFVDALALFGAGAMLGDAFLHQLPHAFGGMHSHSHDDHSHEHGASGHDHAPSHSHSIEDLSVGLSILSGIVVFLLVEKVVRYIEERSGGDTSWGHHHHHHHHHKKNESLHDVNGDDDINKRTTRDEGKVSETAYDKSLKTEKQSEHSVLRKRNVSTNGVGDVIDSTAENEPETNIKSVIDKEHVRSSSLVFGYLNLFSDGVHNFTDGMALGSAFLLYGSVGGWSRTLFLLAHELPQEIGDFGILVRSGFSVFKALFFNFLSALVALAGTALALSLGQDPGQSSLIEGFTAGGFIYIAVGVIAEMNNGSSSLKNSVILLTSLVMGMSVALFISLIE